A window from Longibacter salinarum encodes these proteins:
- a CDS encoding glycosyltransferase family 2 protein, whose translation MSILVIIPAFNEARAIAQVIGDVPDRVDEVVVVNNASTDETEDNARAAGATVLTEPKQGYGYACLRGIEYARARQPDIVVFLDGDYSDHPDEMGRLLKPILNDEADFVVGSRIRGEAEPGAMLPQARIGNRLACTLMQWIWGARYTDLGPFRAIRFRDLLALDMQDQTFGWTIEMQIKAIEAGLRICEVPVSYRKRVGVSKITGTLSGTVKASAKILWTIFRFALRRGKNVPLAARRALSSKTSAAEASG comes from the coding sequence GATCGGGTCGACGAAGTGGTCGTCGTGAACAATGCCTCGACGGATGAGACAGAGGACAACGCCCGTGCGGCCGGGGCGACCGTGCTCACCGAGCCGAAGCAGGGCTACGGTTACGCCTGCCTGCGCGGGATCGAGTACGCACGAGCCAGACAGCCCGACATCGTCGTTTTTCTGGATGGGGACTACAGCGACCATCCCGATGAAATGGGTCGCCTTCTCAAGCCGATCCTCAATGACGAGGCCGATTTTGTTGTTGGCTCGCGGATCCGGGGAGAAGCCGAGCCCGGCGCGATGCTTCCGCAGGCCAGAATCGGGAATCGCCTGGCCTGCACGTTAATGCAGTGGATCTGGGGGGCGCGATACACCGACCTGGGGCCGTTTCGTGCGATTCGGTTCCGCGACCTGCTGGCTCTCGACATGCAAGATCAAACGTTCGGGTGGACGATCGAGATGCAGATCAAAGCGATTGAGGCCGGCCTACGTATCTGCGAGGTGCCAGTGTCCTACCGCAAGCGCGTCGGGGTGTCCAAGATCACCGGAACGCTCTCCGGCACCGTGAAGGCCTCCGCGAAAATCCTGTGGACCATCTTTCGGTTTGCACTTCGCCGTGGGAAAAATGTGCCATTGGCGGCTCGTCGAGCTTTGTCATCGAAGACCTCTGCCGCTGAAGCATCAGGATGA